The Sesamum indicum cultivar Zhongzhi No. 13 linkage group LG6, S_indicum_v1.0, whole genome shotgun sequence genome has a segment encoding these proteins:
- the LOC105165846 gene encoding LOB domain-containing protein 29-like has protein sequence MRGCGNSPCGVCKFLRRKCVKGCVFAPYFSYEEAAAHFAAIHRVFGASNVAKLLAHLPMSDRCQAAVTVSYQAQARLQDPIYGCISRIFALQQQVVNLQAQLAALKEQAAAHELIIMNSSSSTTTAGNPNHHKPYAESPSNYYCFPQDTVRNWCQNHVEMSQWDTCLNNNNIGSMPIHSDSRIITPNPNSVKCGNTEENTLFGSTDSPHEMQLNYTHWPFDQEEDGDHDHDLQSLPFRYIQYSQGKIN, from the exons ATGAGGGGATGTGGTAATTCCCCCTGTGGTGTCTGCAAGTTCTTGAGAAGGAAATGTGTTAAGGGTTGTGTATTTGCACCTTATTTCAGCTATGAAGAAGCTGCTGCTCATTTTGCAGCCATCCACAGGGTGTTCGGGGCGAGCAACGTCGCCAAGCTCCTTGCTCACCTCCCGATGAGCGATCGCTGCCAAGCAGCAGTCACCGTCTCATACCAAGCTCAGGCCAGGCTTCAAGATCCCATTTATGGTTGCATTTCGCGTATTTTTGCCCTCCAACAACAG GTTGTGAATTTGCAAGCTCAATTGGCTGCACTCAAGGAGCAAGCTGCAGCTCATGAACTCATCATTATGAACAGCTCCAGCAGTACTACTACTGCAGGAAACCCTAATCACCACAAACCCTACGCCGAAAGCCcttctaattattattgtttccCACAGGATACTGTTCGTAATTGGTGCCAGAATCATGTCGAAATGTCCCAATGGGATACGTGTTTGAACAACAACAACATCGGAAGCATGCCAATCCATTCTGACAGCAGAATCATCACTCCGAACCCTAACTCTGTCAAGTGTGGAAATACGGAGGAAAACACCTTGTTTGGAAGCACGGATTCGCCACATGAAATGCAATTAAACTACACGCACTGGCCATTTGATCAAGAAGAAGATGGAGATCATGATCATGATCTCCAATCACTGCCCTTCAGATATATTCAGTATTCACAagggaaaattaattaa
- the LOC105165640 gene encoding sn1-specific diacylglycerol lipase beta isoform X2 produces MSRVPIKQFFNDFSRSLRLLKKEDSFREYAYNVLKRFQWSKADDDELKGKKSCDKLENKPTIYDSEMRSYSPEENDLSSYNNKWKPEIAWLGKALEQALQLYKWALPTDGTENKPPPTDRSLAEIFSSIQRSKLGVQDWSLSDLTIGLYLVYLQQASTSAVEDVKGELICSESIVQDLIYHIELAKGAYKDSATGLARNSMLREKDVVKFIKHSSVLRPGYYIGIDKRKKLVILGIRGTHTVYDLITDIISSGHEEITFEGYSTHFGTAESARWFLNHEIDTIRKCLEKHKDFRLRLVGHSLGGATASLLAIMLRKKSSRELGFSPDIITAVGYATPPCVSKELAESCSDFVTTVVMQDDIIPRLSVASLTRLRNEIVETDWVSVLSREDWKGVIDLVTNAKQVVSSVQDVARKLADYAKFRGQTKHSDMPMKKEVSTVPNFIQTHNPPSPSPISDQEKLEKPTDKVAEDLFVPGRLYYLKRNVDADSHHKHTEYFTLLRRQPSEHFQKILLSSNIISDHKCDSHYYALRDVLKGLPSSADDRNIN; encoded by the exons ATGTCTAGAGTACCCATTAAACAATTCTTCAATG ATTTCAGTAGAAGCTTGAGATTATTGAAGAAGGAGGATTCATTCAGGGAATACGCTTACAATGTTCTAAAGCGCTTTCAGTGGTCGAAGGCAGATGATGATGAATTGAAAGGGAAGAAAAGTTGCGATAAGTTGGAAAATAAGCCCACAATTTATGATTCGGAGATGAGGAGTTACAGTCCGGAGGAGAATGATTTGAGcagctataataataaatggaaGCCTGAAATTGCTTGGCTTGGTAAAGCTCTTGAACAGGCTTTGCAGTTGTACAAGTGGGCTCTTCCAACAG ATGGAACTGAAAACAAACCACCACCTACAGATAGATCTCTTGCCGAAATTTTTTCTAGTATACAAAGGAGTAAGCTTGGTGTTCAGGATTGGAGTTTGAGTGATCTTACTATTGGCTTGTATCTCGTGTATCTTCAGCAAGCATCCACAAGTGCTGTGGAGGATGTGAAGGGTGAACTTATCTGCTCAGAGTCTATT GTTCAGGATCTCATATACCATATTGAATTAGCAAAGGGTGCTTATAAAGATAGCGCAACTGGTTTGGCAAGGAATAGCATGCTCCGAGAGAAAGATGTTGTGAAGTTTATAAAGCATTCTAGTGTGTTGAGACCTGGGTATTACATAGGAATTGACAAGCGGAAGAAACTTGTCATTCTTGGTATTCGTGGAACTCACACTGTCTATGACCTAATTACCGACATTATATCTTCTGGCCATGAAGAGATCACATTTGAAGGTTATTCAACCCACTTTGGCACAGCTGAGTCTGCTCGTTGGTTTCTCAATCATGAGATAGATACCATCAGGAAGTGCCTAGAGAAACACAAG GATTTTAGATTGAGGCTTGTCGGTCATTCCCTTGGAGGTGCAACAGCTTCCCTGCTTGCAATTATGCTTCGTAAGAAGTCATCGAGGGAGCTTGGGTTCAGCCCTGATATAATTACAGCAGTTGGATATGCCACGCCTCCTTGTGTCTCCAAGGAACTTGCTGAAAGTTGTTCCGATTTTGTGACCACGGTGGTGATGCAG GACGATATAATCCCAAGACTAAGCGTTGCTTCTTTAACAAGATTGAGGAATGAAATTGTTGAAACTGATTG GGTAAGTGTTCTTAGCAGAGAAGATTGGAAAGGTGTCATAGATCTGGTTACCAATGCAAAGCAAGTTGTATCATCTGTACAAGATGTAGCACGAAAACTTGCAGACTATGCCAAGTTCAGAGGACAGACAAAACATTCTG ATATGCCCATGAAGAAGGAAGTTTCCACAGTTccaaatttcattcaaactcACAATCCCCCCAGCCCCAGCCCCATCTCTGATCAAGAAAAACTCGAAAAACCTACTGATAAAGTAGCTGAGGACTTGTTTGTACCAGGGAGACTCTATTATTTAAAGAGGAATGTGGATGCTGACAGCCACCACAAACACACTGAATATTTCACACTGCTGAGGAGACAGCCAAGTGAACATTTCCAGAAGATACTACTTTCGAGCAACATAATTTCGGACCACAAATGTGATAGCCATTACTATGCTCTTAGGGATGTACTTAAAGGTTTGCCTAGTTCTGCTGACGacagaaatattaattaa
- the LOC105165639 gene encoding LOB domain-containing protein 16-like: MATGAGSPCGACKFLRRKCAADCVFAPYFCSEQGPARFAAIHKVFGASNVSKLLLHVPVPDRCEAVVTIAYEAQARIRDPVYGCVAHIFALQQQVAYLQAQLMQVKAQLAQTLMDQSSRNAENLWPGSLGPGPTGPSPFPGSFPDHMNYSNISPQSSLDSVEHHSDGIHQGMQETDSRDDLLTFQAYSRKRPSQTDLSELHIYN, from the exons atGGCAACCGGGGCGGGCTCTCCCTGCGGCGCATGCAAATTTCTCCGCCGGAAATGCGCGGCGGATTGTGTGTTCGCGCCCTACTTTTGCTCGGAGCAGGGCCCGGCTAGGTTTGCAGCCATTCACAAGGTGTTCGGAGCTAGCAACGTTTCCAAGCTGTTGTTGCATGTGCCTGTGCCTGATCGGTGTGAAGCGGTTGTCACCATTGCTTATGAGGCTCAGGCTAGGATTAGAGACCCCGTCTATGGCTGCGTCGCTCATATTTTCGCCTTGCAACAGCAG GTGGCGTATCTTCAAGCGCAGCTGATGCAGGTGAAGGCTCAGCTGGCACAAACCCTGATGGATCAATCATCAAGGAACGCAGAAAATCTATGGCCAGGGAGTTTGGGTCCAGGACCGACTGGACCATCACCATTTCCAGGTTCTTTCCCAGATCATATGAACTATTCCAACATCTCACCCCAGAGTTCACTCGACTCCGTCGAACACCACAGCGATGGAATTCATCAAGGCATGCAAGAAACAGACAGTAGAGACGACTTACTCACATTTCAGGCCTACAGCAGGAAGAGACCTTCACAGACAGACCTGAGTGagctgcatatatataattag
- the LOC105165848 gene encoding protein DMR6-LIKE OXYGENASE 1 — MEKLISSKHNIQHVPESYILPPEIRPGRAAIPSCKSIPVIDLHGNIDSNRQDLVQRIMEAGQEFGFFQLTNHGVPEELMKETVKVAEEFFQLPVEDKASFYSEDPRRGCRLSTSIDYDHEKVHFWRDNLRHHCRPLEDHVGEWPTNPTRYREVIGNYAVRVRELSLVLLDLICEGLGIESGYFEGGLSRLQMMSLNYYPPCPDPALTLGLPKHADPNLITVLNQGAVPGLQVLKDEKWLALEPVPNAFVVNIGHALQVISNGMLRSAEHRVVTNAFVARATVTSFIQPSNDSLIGPATLLVDRCSLPLYRPFRYDEFLRTYIKDAQDGKPPLKQYEISQT, encoded by the exons ATGGAAAAACTCATTTCAAGCAAGCATAACATTCAACATGTGCCCGAGTCGTACATACTGCCTCCAGAAATACGGCCTGGGAGAGCAGCGATCCCTTCGTGCAAGTCCATCCCGGTCATTGATCTTCATGGAAACATTGACAGCAACCGACAAGATTTAGTTCAGAGAATCATGGAGGCTGGCCAAGAATTTGGATTCTTCCAG CTGACAAATCATGGGGTGCCTGAGGAGCTTATGAAGGAGACGGTTAAGGTGGCAGAGGAGTTCTTTCAACTGCCTGTAGAAGATAAGGCGAGCTTTTATTCTGAGGatccaagaagaggatgtaGATTGTCCACAAGCATTGACTATGATCATGAGAAAGTGCACTTCTGGAGGGACAATCTGCGTCACCATTGTCGTCCTCTGGAGGATCATGTTGGAGAGTGGCCAACAAATCCCACACGATACAG AGAGGTAATAGGTAACTATGCAGTTCGTGTGAGGGAGCTGAGTTTGGTGCTTTTAGATCTAATATGCGAAGGGTTGGGCATAGAATCAGGATATTTCGAGGGTGGATTGAGCAGACTTCAAATGATGAGTCTCAACTATTATCCGCCCTGTCCCGATCCTGCTTTGACGTTGGGATTGCCCAAACACGCTGATCCGAATCTCATCACCGTTCTTAATCAAGGAGCAGTTCCCGGCCTTCAAGTTTTAAAAGACGAAAAATGGCTTGCGCTGGAGCCTGTTCCTAATGCATTTGTGGTTAACATAGGCCACGCACTCCAG GTGATAAGCAATGGGATGCTAAGAAGTGCTGAGCATCGAGTTGTGACAAATGCTTTCGTTGCTCGAGCAACAGTTACCAGCTTCATCCAACCATCTAACGACAGCCTAATTGGGCCTGCAACGCTGCTGGTCGACCGATGCAGTCTTCCTCTATACAGACCTTTCCGATATGATGAGTTTCTCCGGACATACATAAAGGACGCCCAAGATGGCAAGCCCCCTCTGAAGCAATATGAAATATCCCAAACATAG
- the LOC105165849 gene encoding protein DMR6-LIKE OXYGENASE 1-like gives MEKLISSKHNIQHVPESYILPPERRPRQVALHSCTCVPVIDLYGNIDRNRQDLVQRIMEAGQEFGFFQLTNHGVPEELMKETVKVAEEFFQLPVEDMASFYSEDPRKGCRLYTSIDYDHEKVHFWRDNLRHHCHPLEDHVGEWPRNPTRYREVMGNYAVRVRELSLVLLDLICEGLGIQSGYFEGGLSKVQIMSLNYYPPCPDPALTLGLPKHADPNLITVLNQGAVPGLQVLRDEEWLALEPVPNAFVVNIGHALQVISNGMLRGAEHRVVTNADIARTTVASFIHPSNDSLIHPAALLVYRCSLPLYRAFPYDEFVRKFIKDTRDGEPPMKEYEIS, from the exons ATGGAAAAACTCATTTCAAGCAAGCATAACATTCAACATGTGCCAGAGTCATACATACTGCCTCCAGAAAGACGGCCTAGGCAAGTTGCTCTTCATTCATGCACGTGTGTCCCAGTCATTGATCTGTATGGAAATATTGACAGAAATCGACAAGATTTAGTTCAGAGAATCATGGAGGCTGGCCAAGAATTTGGATTCTTCCAG CTGACAAATCATGGGGTGCCTGAGGAGCTTATGAAGGAGACGGTTAAGGTGGCAGAGGAGTTCTTTCAACTGCCTGTAGAAGATATGGCTAGCTTCTATTCTGAGGATCCAAGAAAAGGATGTAGATTGTACACAAGCATTGACTACGATCATGAGAAAGTGCATTTCTGGAGAGACAATCTGCGTCACCATTGTCATCCTCTGGAGGATCATGTTGGAGAGTGGCCAAGAAATCCCACGAGATACAG AGAGGTGATGGGTAACTATGCAGTTCGTGTGAGGGAACTAAGTTTGGTGCTTCTAGATCTAATATGCGAAGGATTAGGAATACAATCAGGATATTTCGAGGGTGGATTGAGCAAAGTTCAAATCATGAGTTTGAACTATTATCCCCCTTGTCCCGATCCTGCTTTGACCTTGGGATTGCCCAAGCATGCTGATCCTAACCTCATCACCGTTCTTAATCAAGGAGCTGTTCCCGGCCTTCAAGTTTTAAGAGATGAAGAATGGCTTGCACTGGAGCCTGTTCCTAATGCATTTGTCGTTAACATAGGCCACGCACTCCAG GTAATAAGCAATGGGATGCTAAGAGGTGCTGAGCATCGAGTTGTTACGAATGCAGACATTGCTCGAACAACAGTTGCCAGCTTCATCCATCCATCTAACGACAGCCTAATTCACCCTGCCGCTCTGTTGGTTTACAGATGCAGTCTTCCCCTATACAGAGCTTTCCCATATGATGAGTTTGTCAGGAAATTCATAAAGGACACTCGAGACGGGGAACCCCCTATGAAGGAATACGAAATCTCTTAA
- the LOC105165640 gene encoding sn1-specific diacylglycerol lipase beta isoform X1, with the protein MSRVPIKQFFNDFSRSLRLLKKEDSFREYAYNVLKRFQWSKADDDELKGKKSCDKLENKPTIYDSEMRSYSPEENDLSSYNNKWKPEIAWLGKALEQALQLYKWALPTGDGTENKPPPTDRSLAEIFSSIQRSKLGVQDWSLSDLTIGLYLVYLQQASTSAVEDVKGELICSESIVQDLIYHIELAKGAYKDSATGLARNSMLREKDVVKFIKHSSVLRPGYYIGIDKRKKLVILGIRGTHTVYDLITDIISSGHEEITFEGYSTHFGTAESARWFLNHEIDTIRKCLEKHKDFRLRLVGHSLGGATASLLAIMLRKKSSRELGFSPDIITAVGYATPPCVSKELAESCSDFVTTVVMQDDIIPRLSVASLTRLRNEIVETDWVSVLSREDWKGVIDLVTNAKQVVSSVQDVARKLADYAKFRGQTKHSDMPMKKEVSTVPNFIQTHNPPSPSPISDQEKLEKPTDKVAEDLFVPGRLYYLKRNVDADSHHKHTEYFTLLRRQPSEHFQKILLSSNIISDHKCDSHYYALRDVLKGLPSSADDRNIN; encoded by the exons ATGTCTAGAGTACCCATTAAACAATTCTTCAATG ATTTCAGTAGAAGCTTGAGATTATTGAAGAAGGAGGATTCATTCAGGGAATACGCTTACAATGTTCTAAAGCGCTTTCAGTGGTCGAAGGCAGATGATGATGAATTGAAAGGGAAGAAAAGTTGCGATAAGTTGGAAAATAAGCCCACAATTTATGATTCGGAGATGAGGAGTTACAGTCCGGAGGAGAATGATTTGAGcagctataataataaatggaaGCCTGAAATTGCTTGGCTTGGTAAAGCTCTTGAACAGGCTTTGCAGTTGTACAAGTGGGCTCTTCCAACAG GAGATGGAACTGAAAACAAACCACCACCTACAGATAGATCTCTTGCCGAAATTTTTTCTAGTATACAAAGGAGTAAGCTTGGTGTTCAGGATTGGAGTTTGAGTGATCTTACTATTGGCTTGTATCTCGTGTATCTTCAGCAAGCATCCACAAGTGCTGTGGAGGATGTGAAGGGTGAACTTATCTGCTCAGAGTCTATT GTTCAGGATCTCATATACCATATTGAATTAGCAAAGGGTGCTTATAAAGATAGCGCAACTGGTTTGGCAAGGAATAGCATGCTCCGAGAGAAAGATGTTGTGAAGTTTATAAAGCATTCTAGTGTGTTGAGACCTGGGTATTACATAGGAATTGACAAGCGGAAGAAACTTGTCATTCTTGGTATTCGTGGAACTCACACTGTCTATGACCTAATTACCGACATTATATCTTCTGGCCATGAAGAGATCACATTTGAAGGTTATTCAACCCACTTTGGCACAGCTGAGTCTGCTCGTTGGTTTCTCAATCATGAGATAGATACCATCAGGAAGTGCCTAGAGAAACACAAG GATTTTAGATTGAGGCTTGTCGGTCATTCCCTTGGAGGTGCAACAGCTTCCCTGCTTGCAATTATGCTTCGTAAGAAGTCATCGAGGGAGCTTGGGTTCAGCCCTGATATAATTACAGCAGTTGGATATGCCACGCCTCCTTGTGTCTCCAAGGAACTTGCTGAAAGTTGTTCCGATTTTGTGACCACGGTGGTGATGCAG GACGATATAATCCCAAGACTAAGCGTTGCTTCTTTAACAAGATTGAGGAATGAAATTGTTGAAACTGATTG GGTAAGTGTTCTTAGCAGAGAAGATTGGAAAGGTGTCATAGATCTGGTTACCAATGCAAAGCAAGTTGTATCATCTGTACAAGATGTAGCACGAAAACTTGCAGACTATGCCAAGTTCAGAGGACAGACAAAACATTCTG ATATGCCCATGAAGAAGGAAGTTTCCACAGTTccaaatttcattcaaactcACAATCCCCCCAGCCCCAGCCCCATCTCTGATCAAGAAAAACTCGAAAAACCTACTGATAAAGTAGCTGAGGACTTGTTTGTACCAGGGAGACTCTATTATTTAAAGAGGAATGTGGATGCTGACAGCCACCACAAACACACTGAATATTTCACACTGCTGAGGAGACAGCCAAGTGAACATTTCCAGAAGATACTACTTTCGAGCAACATAATTTCGGACCACAAATGTGATAGCCATTACTATGCTCTTAGGGATGTACTTAAAGGTTTGCCTAGTTCTGCTGACGacagaaatattaattaa